TGGCCTCGCCGGCGCTGGTCGAGCTTCAGCCGGAGCGCACGAACGCCGAGACAGGCGAGGTCGAGCTTGCGCGCTATTCGACCCGCGAAATGGTCGAGATCGAATCCGGCATGGTGGCGTCGGCCGAGCGGCTGCACCAGGCGCGCAATCATGGCGTCGATCGCCGGCATGTCGATCGCGCCATAGAGCGCCAGGACGCCGCCCTTCAGCGGAGCGCGGGCGATGCTTCCGCGCGGCTTTCGGACGAGCAGCGGGCGGCGATCGAGCATGTCACCGGCCGGGAACGCATCGCGGCCGTTGTCGGTTTCGCCGGCGCTGGCAAGTCCACCATGCTCGCCGCCGCGCGCGAGGCGTGGGAGGCCGAGGGCTATACGGTTCACGGTGCGGCCTTGTCGGGCAAGGCGGCCGAGGGGTTGGAGGAATCGTCCGGCATTCAGAGCCGCACGCTGGCGGGATGGGATTACGGCTGGCAGGCCGGCCGCAACCAGCTCGGCCGCGGCGACGTGTTCGTGATCGACGAGGCGGGCATGATCGGGAGCCGCCAGCTTTCCCGGTTCGTCAACGAGGCCGAAGCGCGCGGGGCGAAGATCGTGCTTGTCGGCGACCATGAACAGCTACAGGCGATCGGGGCGGGTGCTGCGTTCCGCGCCATTGCCGAGCAGATCGGCCATGCCGAGCTTTCCGAAATACGCCGGCAGCGCGTGGACTGGCAGCGGGAGGCGTCGGTTGCCTTCGCCACGCACCGGACGGCCGAGGGCCTGGCCGCCTATCGGGAGCATGGCGATATTCGATTCAGCGAGAGCGGCGAGGATGCGCGGGGCGAGATCGTGCGCGATTATCTAGCCGATCGCGATCAGCGTCCGGACGGCACCCGCGTTGCGATGGCGCATCGCCGTGCCGATGTTCGCGCCATCAACGAGGCGATCCGGAGCGAGCTACAGGAGCGGGGCAAGCTGGCACGGGCCAACGTGGCCGAGGACGGGCCAGGATCGGGCGACGTCGCCCAGGAGGCCACCCAAGAGCGGAAAGGGCCGGCCGGCGGGCTGACCTTCCAGACCAATGACGGCAAGCGTGATTTTGCGACGGGCGACCGCATCGTGTTCCTCGAAAACAATCGCGACCTTCGCGTCAAGAACGGGATGCTCGCGACGGTCGATCATGTCGAGCCAGGGCGGATCATCGCCACGCTCGACGGGCCGAAGGGCGCGGAGGGGCGCAGCGTTGCCGTGCCGATGAACGACTATCAGGCAATCGACCACGGCTATGCGACGACGATTCACAAGAACCAGGGCGCGACCGTCGATCGCAGTTTTGTGCTGGCATCGGGGACGATGGACCGGCATCTAACTTATGTCGCCATGACCCGGCATCGCGACGGCGCGCAGCTCTACGCGGCCCATGACGAGTTTGCCGACCGTCATGCCGGCCAAACGTTGGCTTCGGGCCGCTTAGTCGAGCATGGGGTCGCCCCCTATGAGCACCAGCAAGGAAATAGCCAAAGCTATTTCGTCACGCTGGAAAACGACAAGGGCCAGCGCCATACCGTTTGGGGCGTCGATCTTGAACGCGCCATGAAGGAATCCGGTGCGGAGGTCGGAGACAAGATCGGCCTTGAGCATCGCGGATCGGAGCCGGTTCGCCTTCCGGACGGGACCACGGCCGAGCGCAATTCGTGGAAGGTGCGGGACGCTGGCGAGCTGGCCTATAGCCAGCTTGAAAGCCGCCTGTCGCGGTCGGGCGTGAAGGAAACCACGCTCGATTATGCCCAGGACTTTGCCGAGCGGCGGGGCATCGCGGAGCGCATGGGCGTCCGCAGCGAGATCGAGATTCCCGACGATCGTGCCGCCGAGCTGCGTCCGGACAGGGAGCCGGCGGCCGAAAGATCGGTCCCGGCCACTTTGGGCTTAGGGGGGATAGGGGAGGGCCGGGACCAGGCTCGCGAAACCGCGAGTGCCGGCAGATTGCGTCCTGGCATCGCGAAAAACAAGGGCGAGGATCTCGCGCGGGTTTCCCGCGCCGAGGATCTCGCCCAGGATCGCGGCGATCGACAGCAGCGCCGCAGCCGGTTCGAGGGCCTGAAACTGTCACGGAGCGCGCCGGCTAATCAGCCGACCGCGCAGGACCGCGACGAACGGCCCCAGGATCGGCCAGAGAAGGCCGAGACGCGCCGGCGCGGTATGTTCGACGGGTTGCGGCTCAATGTTGGCCCGGCCGGCCGTGAGGCTTCCCAGGAGCCGGGAGAACGGCCGGAAAGGGAAGGGAGCTTGCGGCAAGCGCCGGCGCAGGACCGGCTTGCCGAACGGTTACGGCCGCAGTCGGAGTTCGAGCAGGCCGTTGATCGCTATGCCCGCGCCTATGAATCCGCCCACAGGCAGCGGCGCGAGGGCCTTCCGATCCTCGACGCGCAGCGTCAGGATTTGCGCGAGGCCGGCCTTGAGCTCGATCAGGCGCGGCCGGGCGCGCGCGATCTGATGCGGTCGGCGCTGCGCTACGATCCGGACATGCAGCGCAGCATGACCGAGCTTTCCGGCCGGCCGCGCGTCGGCCAGGTCATCGAGCGGCTGGACCACGAGCGCGCCATGCAGGCCGATCCGAATGTCAGGGCCGATCGTTTCGTTGAACGCTGGCAGGCGTTGCAGGAGCAGCGCCAGCAGCTTCGCGGCTGGCAGCACGACGAGGCGCGCGGCAAGGTGGAAGGCCAGATGAACGGCTTGACCAAGAGCCTTGAACGCGACCCCCAGGTTGAATCCATCCTGCGCAATCGCCGTCAGGAACTCGGAATCGGCCAGCATACGCGCCAGAGCGAGAGGATTTCGTGGGAGCTGCAACAGAGCCTCACGCGCGGCCGATCGCTCGGGCTTGAACGGTAGGAGACGCCATGACCGACGATGACAGGGAAGGATTCGAGCCGCAGGACGCGCCCGACGACGCCGGCGACCCGGCCGCCGCGTTCGAGGCGTTACGGCGGTCGGTCGAGAAGCTGACCCGCGACCTTGGCGGCGAAATGACCGTCATCCGGCGCGGCGTGGAAACGGCGTTCGACCAGCTTGAGAAACTACAGCAGCCGACCGACTACGGCCCCGATCTTGGCCGCATCGTCCAGCAGCTCGCCCATGTCGGTATGCGTCTTGAGGCGGTCGAGCAATCGCCGGTCCTGCGCAATGGCCCGGAACATTACGCCCGCGCGCTCGAGCGCGGCGGCGAAAGCCTGGTCAACACCGCCGCGCGGCAGCTCGAGCGCCAGGCAACTGACCTCGAGCGCTCCGCCAATAGTCTGGCCCGCCGCCTCGCCGGCGCGCGCGAACGGTATGTTCAGGATCGTTGGTTGTGGAGCGCGGGAACTGCCGGCCTGGTCGCCGGTGTGCTGTTGACGCTGTTTTTGCCGCGCGCGCTGCCATTCTCGGCTGATACCCGTACTGCCGCCCTTATCATGGGGAGCGATCGCATCAGCGCTGGCTACGCCATGATTGGCGCGGCCGACCCACTCGAAACCGGCAAGATGGAGTGGGGGCGCAGGTTCTATGATTTCAATGGCGATCCGATATCCGCCTGTTTGAAGACGGCGAAACAGACAGGGAAGGACCAGAAATGCACCATTACCGTGCCGGCGATGGCGCAGCAGTAGAGGAACCAGGCATGGCGCGATTCAAGTGCGATCGGTGCAGTTTCGACGGCCACAGACATTGGACCGGCGAGCGGAAATGCCCATCTTGCGGGGAAACCTACAAGCTCCGGGTCGCGATCGGCGTGGAGGAAATGACCGGCGCGGAGGTTGCGGAGTTCGAGGAAGCCTTGGCCAGCTAGGCGCGAAATAGGTGTTGCGGGCTTCAGGAATTTCGCGACAATGCCGGCCAGCCATTGGTCCTATGATCAATCCACTTAACGGGACACGGTCATTAAAAGTTAAAAGCTTGGATTTGCTAGTTTGGGCCAAGGAGATAGACGCTCGAACGTGCGGGAAGCTCGTAAAACCAAGCCGTCATCGAGGCGCCTTCCGATAATCTGCATCCCGATTGGGAGGCCGTCATGAGAAAATCCACAAGGAACGGAGGCGGCAGGATTTCCTGTGAAGTTGAAGGGATAAGTCAGGAACCAGCCCAGAAGGCGATTGATCGACGCGCCGTTGATCGTAGCTGGTGGCCCATTCTCAATAGGGAAGGCGGAAACTGCTGTTGTTGGGCAGATCAACACATCATACTTGTCAAAAATAGAACACAGCCTACTCCAAACGACTTCGCGCATGAGATTTGCGCGGCCAAATTCGACGGCACTCAATCGCCGGCCTTGTTCGATCAGGCCCTGAACCACTGGCTCAAGCAACGAGAATTCGCTGTCCGTGATGTTGGAATAGACAGTCGCCAACTTTGCACACCAGAGGGTGAAGAAAGCCGCCTCCAATTCACGGTCGAAGTCCACCTCCACCTCGTCGACGACGCAACCTAGCGCCGCAAACGCCTCCGTGGCCCTTGTACAGGCTAGTTTCACCTCATCGGACACCTCAAAGTACCCCAAATTCACGCTGAATGCCACGCGCAGGCCGGCAACCCCGTGGTCAAGAGACATCAGCACATCCTGGTCAGTCGGAACGGAGAACGGATCAGCGCTGTCGGCTCCAACCATCGCCTGATATAGGAGCGTGGCATCGCCCACGCTTCGCGCCAGGGGACCATTGTGGAAGAACGGAGTGTGGCTGGAGAATGGGCCAGCGACATCGGGCACTCGCCCGTAGCTTGGTTTGAAGCCGAAGATTCCGCACATGCTCGCCGGGATTCGGATCGATCCCGCACCATCGCTACCCTCTGCAAACGGAACCAATCCCGCAGCTACGGCAGCGGCTGAGCCCCCACTCGATCCACCAGGAGTGCGATCGAGACGCCACGGGTTGCGCGTCGGGCCGAAAATGAGATTATCCGTCTCGCCTTTATGCCCAAACTCCGGTGTATTTGTTTTGCCGATGACAATGGCTCCGGCTTTCTTGAGCCTCCTGACGAGCTCAGCGTCCTCAGCTGGCACGGCGTTTTCGAAAAGACGCGAGCCGCGCGTGGTCCTAACTCCCTTAGTCGGGGTCAAATCCTTGAGCGCCACCGGCAGGCCGTGGAGCGGTCCGATCGGAGAACCGCTTGTGAAGGCTTGATCGGCTTGCGCCGCCGCAGCGAGCGCCGCTTCGTGTAGGACGGTACAAAATGCATTTATCTTTGGATTGATGTCATCGATCCTTTTCAAGAAAGCCGAGGTAACTTCCAGGCATGATAGCTCGCGCTCGCGAATCAGCCCGGCTAATACCTGTGCAGGCTTCCTCGTAATCTCGTCGATGGATGTCATCTTGCTATCCGTCATGTTGAATGTGATTGACTTTCAGGAATATCGGCCGGCGCTTCTACTCTGCCATAAAGCTGCAAGGTAACATCGCGGAACTCGCGCGCTGCAGGCGCCATGTCTCCGGGCCGCTGAACTAGAAGGGTTTTGAGCCAAATCGGGCAAGCTAATTCCGCTACCGTAGCGCCCGCTGCAGAAGCGAGTTCTCCGACAAATCTCGGCAGAATTGCCGCCCCAGCTCCGGAGACGACGAGTGGAACGTAAGCTTCCCGGTACTCAATTCGAACAGCAATTGCATTCTGTACCAGATCTGGATAATTCGCCCGAAGCTCCATATACGGAGGCGATGTTTCCCACCACGGTCCTACAATCAGGCCGCGTGCCACGATATCCTCAAGTGAAATCACGCCATCGTCTGCAATAACCGTCCCGGGTGGTAGGATTCCAACATAGTCTTGGGGCTCGAGCGGGTGGGCGATCAGGCCATGCGCAAGTTCGCTATCGTCAGTGAATCCTAGCTCGCACCGACCATCCCGGACCATTTCGGCGACTTCCGGTATCCGCGCCCATGTTGGGCCTTTAATGTGTATCGTTACGGCGGGATGTTCCTTCCGGAATGCCCCAACGACCGCGCCAACCGGCCATTCGGCAAGCGGAGGAAAGGTCGCTATGTCTAACCGCCCGCCTGCCAGACCCATCACATCTGCGACGATCGCACGAATTGTGCCGAGATCCCTTAACGCCTGCCGTGCCGGTGTTAAGGCTGCGTGACCCGCTGCAGTAAGGATGGCGTGACGACCGGTACGCAAGAACAGCTTAGTACGGAGTTCTCTCTCCAACTGTCCGATGGCTTGCGAAATAGCCGACTGGGTCACGTTCAGTGCTGCCGACGCACGCCCAAATCCGCCCTGCTCTGCGACTGCAACGAAGTATTCCAGTTGTCGGCGCTCCATGGAATCATTCCAGCGACTGTTTCAGGCCATCCATCAAATTTCTGAGAAAATTGGTATTATTACCAGCCTCGAATTGTGACAGCGATACCTGAAAGCAATGCGAACGCGAGCACAAGTGTTCGAACGAGGGGGCCGTCGATCTTGTGGTGGATAGCGCTACTTAGCAGCGCACCAAGACCTAGGACAGGAAGCAGAAACAGAGCCATTTGGATCTGCTCGGCATCAATTTGGCCTGAAGCCGAAAGCACAATGAGAGATATAATCTCCCCAAGTAGAAAACATGTCGCAATCGTTGAACGTAACACAGGTGCGGATCGGTGCTGATAGGCCAGAGCCAGTGGCGGCCCGCCAATTCCTGTGGCCGTCTCGGTGACTCCTGTTATGGCACCAACGGCGATTAACGCTCGGCTGCCCGGTTTGAATGGGGGAGCAATCAAAGAGACTGATGCAGCAAAGATCGTCGATATCCCAACAAGGAGATTGAGATTGTTAAGAGGGATGGCAAGAAGCAACCACAACCCACCTCCGGTGCCTGCCACACGTCCTGCCATGATCCATGCCGCGCCCATAACATCGACGGCACGGCGCTCCCTCCAAGCTACAAACAGGTTCAATGGAATCATCAAAACGAGAACAAGAACAGGTAGTAATTTCGGGTCAATCAACCCGATAATTGGCGCCGCGATCAACGCAAATCCAAGGCCTGTTGTGCCCTGCACGAACGCAGCAACAAATATTACCAGCGCTGATAAGGCAAAAATACCAACACTCACTACATTCACCCTTATTTTCGAGTACTCTCGATAGGAAGTTGCTCTTATCATGTCTTAGTAATATTCTGGTTTACACGTGATCCGTATGGATACACCAACACCTGTCACTAGCTCGATGCGTACGCAGCGCAGAGGCACTCCGCATTTCGTGACTGGACCTATCGGCGGAAATAGTGGGGCACGCAGTCGAGATTGAGCGTGCCCCACTGATTGCTCCCGTTGAGATGTCAAGATGTCACGGCAGTACCGGCGGAATATACTGCAGCGTCTTAGAGAAGAGCCATGTCATGAAAAGGACGAGCGGCGCATTGATCAAAAACTGCAGGAACGTAAACCCAACA
This sequence is a window from Chelatococcus sp. YT9. Protein-coding genes within it:
- the traA gene encoding Ti-type conjugative transfer relaxase TraA, encoding MAIYHFSMKPVSRKAGRSAVAAMAYRAGEKLTNERDGITHDYTAKQGVEHAEIVLPEPGAGPIGVNADWARDRSALWNAAEFAEKRKDARVAREFEVALPHELSAEQRLEATREMAQELADRYGAAVDFAIHAPHEASDVRNHHAHILMTTRQVTEEGLGEKTYLERENKWLLAHDLPTTDMQLRDLRQKWEGIANERLAMAGLDIRIDHRSHMERGLEIAPTEHMGVHATQMDRRGLDVSRARLDRQAAARNADLIREKPEQVLTIITGEKSVFDRRDVARALHRYINDDPQEFRNAFATVMASPALVELQPERTNAETGEVELARYSTREMVEIESGMVASAERLHQARNHGVDRRHVDRAIERQDAALQRSAGDASARLSDEQRAAIEHVTGRERIAAVVGFAGAGKSTMLAAAREAWEAEGYTVHGAALSGKAAEGLEESSGIQSRTLAGWDYGWQAGRNQLGRGDVFVIDEAGMIGSRQLSRFVNEAEARGAKIVLVGDHEQLQAIGAGAAFRAIAEQIGHAELSEIRRQRVDWQREASVAFATHRTAEGLAAYREHGDIRFSESGEDARGEIVRDYLADRDQRPDGTRVAMAHRRADVRAINEAIRSELQERGKLARANVAEDGPGSGDVAQEATQERKGPAGGLTFQTNDGKRDFATGDRIVFLENNRDLRVKNGMLATVDHVEPGRIIATLDGPKGAEGRSVAVPMNDYQAIDHGYATTIHKNQGATVDRSFVLASGTMDRHLTYVAMTRHRDGAQLYAAHDEFADRHAGQTLASGRLVEHGVAPYEHQQGNSQSYFVTLENDKGQRHTVWGVDLERAMKESGAEVGDKIGLEHRGSEPVRLPDGTTAERNSWKVRDAGELAYSQLESRLSRSGVKETTLDYAQDFAERRGIAERMGVRSEIEIPDDRAAELRPDREPAAERSVPATLGLGGIGEGRDQARETASAGRLRPGIAKNKGEDLARVSRAEDLAQDRGDRQQRRSRFEGLKLSRSAPANQPTAQDRDERPQDRPEKAETRRRGMFDGLRLNVGPAGREASQEPGERPEREGSLRQAPAQDRLAERLRPQSEFEQAVDRYARAYESAHRQRREGLPILDAQRQDLREAGLELDQARPGARDLMRSALRYDPDMQRSMTELSGRPRVGQVIERLDHERAMQADPNVRADRFVERWQALQEQRQQLRGWQHDEARGKVEGQMNGLTKSLERDPQVESILRNRRQELGIGQHTRQSERISWELQQSLTRGRSLGLER
- a CDS encoding DUF6118 family protein, with the translated sequence MTDDDREGFEPQDAPDDAGDPAAAFEALRRSVEKLTRDLGGEMTVIRRGVETAFDQLEKLQQPTDYGPDLGRIVQQLAHVGMRLEAVEQSPVLRNGPEHYARALERGGESLVNTAARQLERQATDLERSANSLARRLAGARERYVQDRWLWSAGTAGLVAGVLLTLFLPRALPFSADTRTAALIMGSDRISAGYAMIGAADPLETGKMEWGRRFYDFNGDPISACLKTAKQTGKDQKCTITVPAMAQQ
- a CDS encoding amidase family protein — protein: MTSIDEITRKPAQVLAGLIRERELSCLEVTSAFLKRIDDINPKINAFCTVLHEAALAAAAQADQAFTSGSPIGPLHGLPVALKDLTPTKGVRTTRGSRLFENAVPAEDAELVRRLKKAGAIVIGKTNTPEFGHKGETDNLIFGPTRNPWRLDRTPGGSSGGSAAAVAAGLVPFAEGSDGAGSIRIPASMCGIFGFKPSYGRVPDVAGPFSSHTPFFHNGPLARSVGDATLLYQAMVGADSADPFSVPTDQDVLMSLDHGVAGLRVAFSVNLGYFEVSDEVKLACTRATEAFAALGCVVDEVEVDFDRELEAAFFTLWCAKLATVYSNITDSEFSLLEPVVQGLIEQGRRLSAVEFGRANLMREVVWSRLCSIFDKYDVLICPTTAVSAFPIENGPPATINGASINRLLGWFLTYPFNFTGNPAASVPCGFSHDGLPIGMQIIGRRLDDGLVLRASRTFERLSPWPKLANPSF
- a CDS encoding LysR family transcriptional regulator, giving the protein MERRQLEYFVAVAEQGGFGRASAALNVTQSAISQAIGQLERELRTKLFLRTGRHAILTAAGHAALTPARQALRDLGTIRAIVADVMGLAGGRLDIATFPPLAEWPVGAVVGAFRKEHPAVTIHIKGPTWARIPEVAEMVRDGRCELGFTDDSELAHGLIAHPLEPQDYVGILPPGTVIADDGVISLEDIVARGLIVGPWWETSPPYMELRANYPDLVQNAIAVRIEYREAYVPLVVSGAGAAILPRFVGELASAAGATVAELACPIWLKTLLVQRPGDMAPAAREFRDVTLQLYGRVEAPADIPESQSHST
- a CDS encoding sulfite exporter TauE/SafE family protein; the protein is MSVGIFALSALVIFVAAFVQGTTGLGFALIAAPIIGLIDPKLLPVLVLVLMIPLNLFVAWRERRAVDVMGAAWIMAGRVAGTGGGLWLLLAIPLNNLNLLVGISTIFAASVSLIAPPFKPGSRALIAVGAITGVTETATGIGGPPLALAYQHRSAPVLRSTIATCFLLGEIISLIVLSASGQIDAEQIQMALFLLPVLGLGALLSSAIHHKIDGPLVRTLVLAFALLSGIAVTIRGW